The Eleginops maclovinus isolate JMC-PN-2008 ecotype Puerto Natales chromosome 24, JC_Emac_rtc_rv5, whole genome shotgun sequence genome contains a region encoding:
- the mettl21a gene encoding protein N-lysine methyltransferase METTL21A translates to MALVPYVENPLPALSKLHNSSAQFRFANHDLHLTQDWKKLGVAAVVWDAAVVMCIYLEMGKVELKGKEVIELGAGTGLVGIVAALLGAKRVTITDREPALDFLSANVKANLPQDSEGSVAVSELTWGEGLERYTAGGYDVVLGADIVYLEDTFVPLLQTLEHLCSDTSVVLLACKIRYKRDTDFLSMLKQRFTVEEVYYDKQRDIHVYKSWKVPPRKDL, encoded by the exons ATGGCTCTGGTCCCATACGTAGAAAATCCGTTACCTGCCCTTTCGAAACTCCATAATTCATCAGCACAGTTTCGCTTTGCTAACCATGACCTCCATCTTACCCAGGACTGGAAGAAACTCGGGGTAGCAGCCGTTGTATGGGATGCG GCTGTTGTTATGTGCATATACCTGGAGATGGGGAAGGTGGAGTTGAAGGGGAAGGAGGTCATTGAACTCGGAGCTGGTACTGGATTGGTGGGAATTGTCGCAGCACTGCTTG GTGCAAAAAGAGTGACCATCACGGACAGAGAGCCTGCCCTGGACTTCCTGTCTGCAAACGTGAAGGCAAACCTACCCCAGGACTCCGAAGGATCAGTGGCTGTGTCAGAGCTGACTTGGGGTGAGGGCCTTGAACGTTACACAGCAGGGGGTTATGATGTGGTGCTGGGAGCAGACATCGTTTACCTGGAGGACACCTTTGTGCCGCTGCTGCAGACTCTGGAGCACCTGTGTTCGGACACTTCCGTGGTCTTACTGGCCTGCAAGATCCGCTACAAGCGAGATACAGACTTTTTGAGCATGCTGAAGCAGCGTTTCACCGTAGAAGAGGTCTACTACGACAAACAGAGGGACATCCATGTGTATAAATCTTGGAAAGTGCCACCTCGGAAGGATTTGTGA
- the LOC134860731 gene encoding cyclic AMP-responsive element-binding protein 1-like isoform X2: MTMEAGADTQQSGETVVSESETQQITLAQASIAAGQVTTSGPTVTLVQLPNGQTVQVHGVIQAAQPSVIQSPQVQTVQISTVAESEDSQESVDSVTDSQKRREILSRRPSYRKILNDLSSDAPAVPRIEEEKSEDDSVPAITTVTMPTPIYQTSSGQYIAITQGGAIQLANNGTDGVQSLQTLTMANAAQSGATILQYAQTSDGQQILVPSNQVVVQAASGDVQAYQIRTAPTSAITPGVVMATSPAMGTGGGTEEVTRKREVRLMKNREAARECRRKKKEYVKCLENRVAVLENQNKTLIEELKALKDLYCHKSE; the protein is encoded by the exons ATGACAATGGAGGCTGGTGCAGACACACAGCAAAGTGGTGAAACAGTTGTCTCGGAGTCTGAGACCCAACAGATCACCCTGGCCCAG GCTTCTATAGCAGCTGGCCAGGTGACAACCAGTGGTCCTACAGTGACTCTCGTGCAGTTACCCAACGGTCAGACAGTGCAGGTGCACGGTGTAATCCAAGCTGCTCAGCCCTCTGTCATCCAGTCTCCACAAGTCCAGACAGTACAG ATCTCAACTGTTGCTGAGAGCGAGGACTCTCAGGAATCTGTTGATAGTGTTACAGATTctcagaagaggagagagatcCTGTCCAGAAGACCTTCTTATAG GAAAATTTTGAACGATTTATCGTCGGACGCTCCCGCAGTGCCTCGAATCGAAGAAGAGAAATCGGAGGACGACTCGGTCCCCGCCATCACAACGGTCACCATGCCCACTCCCATCTATCAGACCAGCAGTGGCCAGTACA TTGCCATCACCCAGGGTGGGGCCATCCAGCTGGCCAATAACGGCACAGATGGAGTACAGAGCCTGCAGACGCTGACCATGGCCAATGCAGCCCAGTCGGGGGCCACCATCCTGCAGTACGCCCAGACCAGCGACGGCCAGCAGATCCTGGTGCCTAGCAACCAAGTGGTTGTACAAG CTGCCTCTGGTGACGTCCAGGCCTATCAGATCCGCACAGCCCCCACCAGCGCCATCACACCCGGGGTCGTCATGGCGACCTCGCCCGCAATGGGCACAGGAGGAGGCACTGAGGAAGTCACGCGCAAAAGGGAAGTCCGACTAATGAAAAACAG GGAGGCGGCCCGCGAGTGCcgcaggaagaagaaggagtaCGTCAAGTGTCTGGAAAACCGCGTGGCCGTGCTGGAGAACCAGAACAAAACCCTCATCGAGGAACTGAAAGCCCTCAAAGACTTGTACTGCCACAAATCTGAGTAG
- the LOC134860731 gene encoding cyclic AMP-responsive element-binding protein 1-like isoform X1, with amino-acid sequence MTMEAGADTQQSGETVVSESETQQITLAQIGNDSGLSWLQASIAAGQVTTSGPTVTLVQLPNGQTVQVHGVIQAAQPSVIQSPQVQTVQISTVAESEDSQESVDSVTDSQKRREILSRRPSYRKILNDLSSDAPAVPRIEEEKSEDDSVPAITTVTMPTPIYQTSSGQYIAITQGGAIQLANNGTDGVQSLQTLTMANAAQSGATILQYAQTSDGQQILVPSNQVVVQAASGDVQAYQIRTAPTSAITPGVVMATSPAMGTGGGTEEVTRKREVRLMKNREAARECRRKKKEYVKCLENRVAVLENQNKTLIEELKALKDLYCHKSE; translated from the exons ATGACAATGGAGGCTGGTGCAGACACACAGCAAAGTGGTGAAACAGTTGTCTCGGAGTCTGAGACCCAACAGATCACCCTGGCCCAG ATAGGGAATGACTCTGGGTTGTCATGGTTGCAGGCTTCTATAGCAGCTGGCCAGGTGACAACCAGTGGTCCTACAGTGACTCTCGTGCAGTTACCCAACGGTCAGACAGTGCAGGTGCACGGTGTAATCCAAGCTGCTCAGCCCTCTGTCATCCAGTCTCCACAAGTCCAGACAGTACAG ATCTCAACTGTTGCTGAGAGCGAGGACTCTCAGGAATCTGTTGATAGTGTTACAGATTctcagaagaggagagagatcCTGTCCAGAAGACCTTCTTATAG GAAAATTTTGAACGATTTATCGTCGGACGCTCCCGCAGTGCCTCGAATCGAAGAAGAGAAATCGGAGGACGACTCGGTCCCCGCCATCACAACGGTCACCATGCCCACTCCCATCTATCAGACCAGCAGTGGCCAGTACA TTGCCATCACCCAGGGTGGGGCCATCCAGCTGGCCAATAACGGCACAGATGGAGTACAGAGCCTGCAGACGCTGACCATGGCCAATGCAGCCCAGTCGGGGGCCACCATCCTGCAGTACGCCCAGACCAGCGACGGCCAGCAGATCCTGGTGCCTAGCAACCAAGTGGTTGTACAAG CTGCCTCTGGTGACGTCCAGGCCTATCAGATCCGCACAGCCCCCACCAGCGCCATCACACCCGGGGTCGTCATGGCGACCTCGCCCGCAATGGGCACAGGAGGAGGCACTGAGGAAGTCACGCGCAAAAGGGAAGTCCGACTAATGAAAAACAG GGAGGCGGCCCGCGAGTGCcgcaggaagaagaaggagtaCGTCAAGTGTCTGGAAAACCGCGTGGCCGTGCTGGAGAACCAGAACAAAACCCTCATCGAGGAACTGAAAGCCCTCAAAGACTTGTACTGCCACAAATCTGAGTAG